One Methylosarcina fibrata AML-C10 DNA segment encodes these proteins:
- a CDS encoding alpha-E domain-containing protein, which yields MLSRSAERLYWLARYLERTENTARLLSVYMNLMFDLPMSIELSWRNLLNIFGAEEKFFQTYSLPNEQNTMRFLLADSANPGSLFSSLHFARENIRTSRELMPDEAWQQVNEMYLFAKNDVDSIAHRRGRLLLLNRIMEGCQRFTGFLSGAMSRNDAFHFIQMGRNIERADMTSRILDACPVLLADDRSAKMREYESNLWRHVLKSLSALLMYRKHRRLHVNGGDVLEYLLKDGDFPRSVTHCIHEVQDCITRLPHSDGLIDNLKRLDDFIADVDAHHLSPAQLHDLLDAIQARLGITHNQIASTWFLSEPAP from the coding sequence ATGTTATCACGCTCGGCAGAACGCCTCTACTGGCTCGCGCGCTATCTGGAACGGACCGAAAACACGGCACGATTGCTCAGCGTATACATGAATCTCATGTTCGATTTACCCATGAGCATAGAGTTGAGCTGGCGCAATCTGCTCAACATCTTCGGCGCGGAAGAAAAATTCTTTCAGACGTACAGCTTGCCCAACGAACAGAACACCATGCGCTTCCTGCTGGCCGATTCGGCCAATCCGGGCTCGCTGTTCTCTTCCCTGCATTTCGCCCGGGAAAATATCCGGACGTCTCGCGAACTGATGCCGGATGAAGCCTGGCAACAGGTCAACGAAATGTACCTCTTCGCCAAAAACGACGTCGATTCCATCGCCCATCGGCGCGGACGCCTGTTGCTGCTGAACAGGATCATGGAAGGATGTCAGCGTTTCACCGGTTTTCTCTCGGGCGCGATGAGCCGTAACGATGCGTTTCATTTTATCCAGATGGGACGGAACATCGAACGGGCCGACATGACCAGCCGGATTCTGGACGCCTGCCCTGTCCTTCTGGCCGACGACCGCAGTGCCAAAATGCGAGAATACGAAAGCAACCTCTGGCGGCATGTGCTGAAATCCCTCAGTGCCCTGCTGATGTACCGCAAACACCGGCGGCTCCACGTCAACGGCGGCGACGTGCTGGAGTATTTACTCAAGGACGGCGATTTTCCCCGCTCGGTGACCCATTGCATTCACGAAGTGCAAGACTGCATCACCCGTCTTCCGCACTCGGACGGGCTGATCGACAACCTGAAACGGCTGGACGACTTTATTGCCGACGTGGACGCGCACCACTTGTCTCCGGCGCAATTGCACGACTTGCTGGATGCCATCCAGGCCCGGCTGGGAATCACCCACAACCAGATTGCCTCGACCTGGTTTTTGTCGGAACCTGCGCCATGA
- a CDS encoding transglutaminase family protein encodes MTVRVAIRHTTRYGFDRSVSLSPHVFRLRPAVHSRTPIQGYSLRIEPKEHFINWQQDPFGNFLARVVFPKKCRELRVEVEVIADMTVINPFDFFVEDYAKNYPFRYEDQLVKELQPYLETNENGPLLSEWLTRTDASKRGIIDFLVDVNRRLAAEIGYNIRLEAGIQSCEETLAKRSGSCRDSAWLLVQILRRQGLAARFVSGYLIQLTADVKPLDGPSGPEQDFTDLHAWAEVYIPGAGWIGLDPTSGLLAGEGHIPLACTPDPVSAAPVTGKTDPCEVQFEFSNTVERLYESPRVTKPYTDEQWHQIDMLGRQVDERLLADNVKLTMGGEPTFVSVDDMESAEWNTAADGEHKRERAQELAKRLRDAFAQGALLHHGQGKWYPGEPLPRWQYGIFWRKDGTSIWRHPEWLADINKTYDHTVDDALSFAEHLALHLGLMRHYITPAYEDIFYCLWQEGTLPDNVDPYKYDLKDPPERKAVAQLLEAGLDRIVGYALPLKWNGYGHYWQSGPWNFRRGRMHLIPGSSPMGMRLPLSSLPWVAPDKREIQEPQSLFAELPELTDYYGDVARRYSHFTARLGDYPPRIEQEPGDEETVHVEVPHTAVCVEPRDGRLHVFMPPLTMLEHYLDLVAAIEATAAKLGLPVVIEGYEPPRDYRLERLMVTPDPGVIEVNIHPSATWQELVEKTTVLYDQAFQVRLGTEKFMLDGRHTGTGGGNHITVGGATPADSPVLRRPDLLQSLITYWQHHPGLSYLFSGMFIGPTSQAPRVDEGRDEKLYELEIAFQQLPQGESPSPWLVDRLLRHLLTDITGNTHRAEFCIDKLYSPDSSTGRLGILELRAFEMPPHARMALVQMLLLRALIAWFWREPYRHDLVRWGTELHDRFMLPHYVREDMRHVVNDLQRAGYGFELEWLDPFFEFRFPAYGSTVIDNMELELHFAIEPWHVLGEEVGSSGTARFVDSSVERMQVKIGGFTEGRYVLACNGRRLPLRNTGRKGEYVAGVRYRAWQPPSALHPTISPHVPLVFDVIDTWNGHAVGGCTYHVAHPGGRSYDTFPVNAFEAEARRITRFWNYGHTPGGVIRPPLQAILTDSSKTSATSRFSVHDSAPRPMAPPPEEPGMDYPFTLDLRYQGR; translated from the coding sequence ATGACCGTTCGCGTCGCCATACGCCATACTACCCGATACGGCTTCGACCGATCGGTCTCGCTGTCGCCGCACGTGTTCCGCCTCCGTCCCGCCGTGCACAGCCGGACGCCGATCCAGGGCTATAGCCTGCGCATCGAGCCCAAAGAGCATTTCATCAATTGGCAGCAGGATCCGTTCGGCAATTTCCTGGCGCGCGTTGTCTTCCCGAAAAAATGTCGGGAGCTGCGCGTGGAAGTGGAAGTGATCGCCGACATGACCGTGATCAACCCGTTCGACTTCTTTGTCGAGGATTATGCGAAAAACTATCCGTTCCGCTACGAAGATCAGCTCGTCAAGGAACTGCAACCCTATCTGGAAACCAATGAAAACGGACCGTTGTTAAGCGAATGGCTGACCCGGACCGATGCCTCGAAGCGAGGCATCATCGATTTTCTGGTGGACGTCAATCGCCGGCTGGCCGCCGAAATCGGATACAACATACGTCTGGAAGCCGGCATCCAAAGCTGCGAGGAAACCCTTGCCAAACGCAGCGGCTCCTGCCGGGACTCGGCCTGGCTGCTGGTGCAGATCCTGCGCCGTCAAGGTCTGGCGGCGCGCTTCGTGTCGGGCTATCTGATCCAGTTGACCGCCGACGTCAAACCGCTGGACGGGCCTTCAGGACCCGAACAGGATTTCACCGATCTGCATGCCTGGGCGGAAGTCTATATTCCGGGTGCGGGCTGGATCGGACTGGATCCGACTTCCGGGCTGCTGGCCGGGGAAGGCCACATACCGCTGGCCTGTACGCCCGACCCGGTCAGCGCCGCTCCGGTCACCGGAAAAACCGACCCGTGCGAGGTGCAGTTCGAATTCAGCAATACCGTCGAGCGGCTTTACGAATCGCCCCGCGTCACCAAACCGTACACCGACGAGCAATGGCATCAGATCGACATGCTCGGCCGGCAGGTGGACGAACGGTTGCTTGCCGACAACGTCAAGTTGACGATGGGCGGAGAGCCCACCTTCGTTTCCGTCGACGACATGGAAAGCGCGGAGTGGAACACGGCAGCCGACGGGGAACACAAGCGCGAACGGGCGCAGGAGCTGGCCAAGCGCCTTCGGGACGCTTTCGCTCAAGGCGCGTTGCTGCATCACGGACAAGGCAAATGGTATCCGGGCGAACCGCTGCCGCGCTGGCAATACGGCATTTTCTGGCGCAAGGACGGCACCTCTATCTGGCGTCATCCCGAATGGCTGGCCGATATCAACAAAACTTATGACCACACGGTCGACGACGCTTTATCGTTCGCAGAGCATCTGGCGCTGCACCTGGGGCTGATGCGCCATTATATTACTCCGGCTTACGAAGACATTTTTTATTGTCTTTGGCAGGAAGGCACTCTGCCGGACAACGTCGATCCTTACAAATACGATCTGAAGGATCCTCCGGAACGAAAAGCCGTCGCTCAATTGCTGGAAGCCGGTTTAGACCGGATTGTCGGATATGCACTGCCGCTCAAATGGAACGGCTACGGCCATTATTGGCAAAGCGGCCCCTGGAATTTCCGGCGCGGCCGCATGCATCTGATTCCGGGCTCCTCGCCGATGGGCATGCGCCTGCCTCTGAGCAGCCTGCCCTGGGTGGCTCCGGACAAGCGCGAGATCCAGGAACCGCAAAGCCTGTTCGCCGAGCTTCCGGAATTGACCGATTATTACGGCGACGTCGCCCGGCGCTACAGCCATTTCACGGCCCGCCTCGGCGATTATCCGCCGCGCATCGAACAGGAGCCCGGAGACGAGGAAACCGTACACGTCGAGGTTCCCCATACCGCCGTCTGCGTGGAGCCTCGGGACGGCCGGCTGCATGTCTTCATGCCGCCTCTGACCATGCTCGAACACTATCTGGATCTAGTGGCCGCCATCGAGGCGACGGCTGCCAAGCTGGGCCTTCCGGTCGTCATCGAAGGCTACGAACCGCCGCGCGATTACCGGCTCGAACGTCTGATGGTCACCCCGGACCCCGGCGTGATCGAAGTCAATATTCATCCTTCGGCAACTTGGCAGGAACTGGTCGAAAAAACCACGGTGCTGTACGATCAGGCGTTTCAGGTCCGGCTCGGCACGGAAAAATTCATGCTCGACGGCCGCCATACCGGCACCGGCGGCGGCAACCATATCACCGTCGGCGGCGCCACGCCTGCCGACAGCCCGGTCCTGCGCCGCCCCGACCTGCTGCAGAGCCTGATCACTTACTGGCAGCATCATCCGGGACTGTCGTATCTTTTTTCCGGCATGTTCATCGGTCCGACCAGTCAGGCGCCGCGCGTGGACGAAGGCCGGGACGAAAAGTTGTATGAGCTGGAAATTGCCTTCCAGCAGTTGCCTCAAGGCGAATCGCCGTCGCCCTGGCTCGTCGACCGCCTGCTCAGACACTTGCTCACCGACATCACCGGCAACACGCACCGGGCCGAGTTCTGCATCGATAAACTCTATTCTCCCGACAGTTCCACGGGCCGTCTCGGCATTCTTGAACTGCGCGCGTTCGAAATGCCGCCTCATGCGCGCATGGCGCTCGTCCAGATGCTGCTGCTGCGGGCATTGATCGCCTGGTTCTGGCGGGAACCCTACCGGCACGACCTGGTCCGCTGGGGCACGGAACTGCACGACCGTTTCATGCTGCCGCACTACGTCCGGGAAGACATGCGACACGTCGTCAACGATCTGCAACGCGCCGGCTACGGTTTCGAACTGGAATGGCTGGACCCGTTCTTCGAATTCCGCTTTCCGGCTTACGGCAGCACCGTGATCGACAACATGGAACTCGAGCTGCACTTCGCCATCGAGCCCTGGCACGTGCTCGGCGAAGAAGTCGGCAGCTCCGGCACGGCCCGCTTTGTCGATTCCTCGGTGGAACGGATGCAGGTTAAAATCGGCGGGTTTACCGAAGGCCGTTACGTGCTGGCCTGCAACGGCCGGCGTCTGCCGCTTCGAAACACGGGCCGCAAGGGAGAATACGTCGCGGGCGTCCGCTACCGCGCCTGGCAGCCGCCGTCGGCGCTGCATCCGACGATTTCACCGCACGTCCCTTTGGTGTTCGACGTCATCGATACCTGGAACGGCCATGCCGTCGGCGGCTGCACCTATCACGTCGCCCATCCCGGCGGCCGCAGTTACGATACTTTTCCGGTCAATGCCTTCGAAGCCGAAGCGCGGCGGATAACCCGCTTCTGGAATTACGGGCATACGCCAGGCGGCGTCATTCGGCCGCCCTTGCAGGCAATACTAACCGATTCGTCGAAAACGTCTGCCACGAGCCGATTCAGCGTCCACGATTCGGCGCCGAGACCCATGGCGCCGCCTCCGGAAGAACCCGGCATGGATTATCCTTTTACTCTGGATTTGCGTTACCAAGGACGTTGA